From the Hevea brasiliensis isolate MT/VB/25A 57/8 chromosome 13, ASM3005281v1, whole genome shotgun sequence genome, the window AACAAATTGCTTTGATCATGCTTAATGCAATTGTATCAATTGGGAAGATTTTATTGTTCATATTAGATTAGGGCGTAATGCTATATTCCCACTCATTTGCAACAAATTGCTTTTATTATTGAATACAATTATGTTtcgtttaaaataaataaataaataaaggcttCACTTGTTTTATGTGATATATTAGagcaaaaatatataatatttgttTTATGGAATTGGAACACATGAAATAATTGAAAACTGAAACATAAAGGAGAAAAACCAGTAACCAATGCTATGAAATAATTGTTCTATTTGTATAGTACCGCATGAATCAAACTTTGGTTTAAATGGCATACCTCTTCAGGCCACAACTTTAGTAATTTGATTTCCTCCTAGGCTTAGTACCTCTAAGTTGCCCAAAGCATCCAATTCTAGATATAAGAAGTAAAACAAATAATCCAATTCTGGTTAAAAGATGCTGAAATTATAAGACCATATAAAGCATGTTCCAGTTCATCTAATTAATAATATAGCAGTGGATCTCACATGTTGTGGAATGTTTGTAAGAGTACCAGAGCATATCCATTAATCGGGTCTaggtaagaaaaattcatccTATGAAAAATTTTTGCTTAGACCTGATTCACTATAGACCCAAGACATAATCATGTAGGACCCATGTATTTAATAGGTGAGCACCATCATACATTTTGTGTGTTGAGTCCACAGCGAATTGAGTCTAGGCTATATACACACGCGCGTGCGTGTTTGTGTGTGTGTGACAATGTCACATATCTGACCTTCCATATTTATTAATCCTTCTAAGAGATTGTATTCCATATTCAAAAACTTGAGAGATGAAAGTCTCCTAAGAGATGATAGACTATTGTTATCCAGGCGATTATAGCTCAAATCAAGATATTCCAAATTGCTCAGCTTCTGTAACTCTTTACCACCACCTATAGAAACATTATTTCTAGCTAGTTATATGATTTTCAACATATATATTTATttgaaacaaataaaataatagaattaagtTCAAGTTATACCTTGGAATgatttaagggattcaatttcaTTGCCAGCTAAATTCAAGAACTTTAAGCTTGTTCCATTACTTAATTCTGCCCAAGGGAAATATAATTCACTGGGAATGCATGAACATCCTTTGTTTGAGATAACAGTTAAAGAAAATGAACAGAAACAGAAATTGAAACTCACTTTGAATATCGATTAGTCCTTTCAATCCACGTTGATacagaaataatttttttaaatatggaAGATCAACAAAGGATGATAGGAAACCATTGCCGACGTTGTCAAAACTTATATCAAGAAATTCCAAATTTCCAAGTTTCGATACTCCTTGACATTGTGCACCAAAGGAAGTTCTAGTTAGTGGCTTTATAGTCAGTGAAATATATGCTTTATGAAAAGATCATGAACCACATTTGATTTTCTAAATGGtgtgaaaaaaataaagaaagtcTATCTTACTTTTAATATCAATCGTTCCTGTGAGTATATTGTCCCATAGATATAATGATCTTAAAGATGATAAGTCACTAAAAAATGGTGTGATACTACTGTTGAAGTTGTTGTGTGACAAATCAAGAAActccaatttttcaagttttgataGCCCTTCAAAAGTCATAAAACAGTATTAGTCAAGTTTgtgcttgaaaattgaaaaataaataaataaatcaatgaAAGCAAAACCctgataaattataataaaatgataTCACAATTTGAGCTAACCTTGAAAATTAGTTACACTTTCCAATCTGTTGTAGGCTAAATTTAATGATTTTAAAGATGGAAAGACACTTAAAGATGGTATGATACTATCGTTGAAGTTGTTGTATGACAAATCAAGAAACTCCAAATTTTCGAGTCTTGATAGTCCTTCGAAAGTCATAAAAGAGTATCAGTCAAAGTTTatgcttgaaaattgaaaaataaataaatcaataaataaaaggaaaattttcaaAACTAGAATAAGAAGATATAACAAGTTGAACTAACCTTGAATATCAGTTACACTTTCCAATCCGATGTAGGCTAAACTTAATGATTTTAAAGATGAAAGATGGCCAATAGATGATAATATGCTCATGTTGTTGAACCAGCTTCTATCTAAATCAAGAAACTCCAACTTGTTGAGACTTTCTAATCTTTCAAAACCTGCATTTTAAGAGGATCGTAGGTATATATTATTCTTAGagttgttaaaaaaataaaaagaaaaactttCTTCAACATGTTGATCAAGGTTAgtacaatttaaaaaataaataaataaaattgacatattttaaatcataaaaaCTCCACATATCTTAATAAATAGTTTCACTCTTTTTTTTTAACGATAACTAAAATTACAGAGTGTTATTTGCGGCTTTTATCAAATATTAggaaaaaaaatacttaaaatattatgaaaaagatAATAAAAGAAGACAAATATTCTATctgcttaaaaataaaaaataacgagagagagagagagagagagagagagagatattcGACCTTCATTCTCAACACAATCAATAAAACTGTGTAGTAAGCTAAGACTCGTCAATTCTTGGAAGGGAAGAAACAAAGAGGCATTGAAGTACCAATCTGTTAAATACCAACCATTGCTCCAAATAGTGAGTTGGGAAACTCGTCCTGTGGTGGAGTTGCAGTGATTGTTTTCCCATTTACAACAGTCATCAGTATATATACCCCAAGAAGAGAGTGATATTTCAAGAGGATTATTGAAAGAAGCCTTGAGTTGTAAAAGAGCATTTCTCTCATCATCCAAACAACCATCACAGCTCCACCATCCCTCTAATAATGAAGCTATTACTAAAGCAACCAACAGCTGCTTAATTACCCTCATTTCAGTATTTTTACGCAGATATTTCTCTTGATCAACTACTTGGCAAATGTTCCACCACTCATCATATGTTTAAAATGGAGAAAATTATTGAGTGCAACCATTGTATGCACAATGGTATTATTCTAACCATTGATCATGATGGGTCACTTTATAGTCAATGGATAAAGTGCATTTGTTGACTATTATATGGGCTTTTGAGTAAAATAGCATAGGAAGATTGGCAAGTCTTTGGAATTTGTTTGCTTTATAACCGAGTCAAGTCTCCTGTGGAAGGGTGAAGCTGATATGGACTGCCCAGCATCActttttcttgcatttttaacACGGCAAAATAAAAGAATTTGTTTGCTTTAACTAAGTCAAGTCTTGTGTGGAAGTGTGAATCTGATATGGACTGCCAACAACACTTTCTCTTGCCATTTTTTTAAGGCAGAATAAAAGACTTTGTTGTTTGTGGAAAATGATGTCATTTTGATTATGAATCTAAGATAATAGGATGAACTATTTGGCTAACAGCTGGATGGTTGAGCACTTTCCTCTCTAAGGAATCTCAGCTAATTGAACTGAACTCTTGCAGGGCACAATTTCACTTCATCATGCATTTGATCCTACTCAAATACCCAGTTGAATCTCCACTGAACATTTGTTTCATCTGCACTTAATCTTCTCATTATCGATCagtttctttttctcttcttcactGAACACAGATAATCCAAAATCAGTGGCCTTCAACATGGCTCCCTCATCCTTGCTAGCCAGCAAGAAATTCTATGGCTTGAGATCACGGTACATCACATTTTTAAAAAATCCACCTTCATCAACAGGCATTGAGCTTCTCTTCTTCTGCAGACTGTCAACAGAATCCATCATAACCTCATCCAAatcattccttttaattaaacCGTCATTATTCATGGAATTTAGCAATGAACCACTGGTCCTTTCTTGACATTCATCATTCCTATTGTAATCCCCCTGAAAGTCCTCATTCATTACCGCCATTTCAGGTTCATTACTCTTCTGTGTCTCCTCTACACACACTGAAGACACTTCATTATCTTTCTCTTGAACAAGCTCCACATTTCCATTTATTTTCCCTCTCGCAAGGTTTTGAGAGAACTAATTCGATCAAGCCAACCTTTGCCTCCTCATCTCCACTTCCCAATTCCCTCAAATCCTTCACTTTTCAACATTCCTGGCCTCCTTTGATTCTGTATTTTCAGCAGACTCCTCTTCTAACTGCATACTATCAACTGAATCCAgtgtcataacatcaaaaagacaagattcacaagtttcAGCAGCTATAAATTGAGATTCAGACTTAAGTTTGACTGGATCCGAAATCACAGCATTCACTTTTTCTGCAATCTCTAGATGCTCATCTTCTTTTTCACAAGTTTCAACAGCTACAAATTGTGATTCATTTGATTTTCTAGCTCACTTGCACCCTGAATTTGCACAAACTCCTGTTGATCTTCTTCTTCATTAATGATGGTCACAAATAATGGGGCCTTAGAATGATTGTGGCTCACTGAATAAGTTTCTTCAGACTACAAACAGAAACCCTTGCATCTTCTATCATTCAATTCCAACAATGTTCTTGTGATTTCAAAAGGAAAATGGTCCATGGTTCTTGTTGCAGACGAGAAATGGAACAACAGGGaaagatgaaagaaaatggaactaAGGAAAGGTTCAAGAAAAGAAAGTTGAAAAAAAGAATTGACTCAAGAAATTCCAGAGAGAACAAGAAAGAGTAGAACAAGAAATTCAATAAATTTAGAGAtggaaaagagagagaaattTCAGGGAAAGAAACCTAATTCGATTCTTGAGAGCAACTTTCAATCCATGGCCAAGAATaaaccagctctgataccattgTTGCGAATCTCATAGAAATGAAGAAAGGAAGACAGAGAGAGACTcagagaagaaagaaagagaatctcagagggaaaaagaAGAGTCTTAAGTCTGTAATTCTATTCATAACCCTCATTCTACAAACTCTGCTCCTTATATCAAGAAGCTTTACAAGTTTAACAACTAATCTTTACAAACTAACAACTTGTAACTGCTCTTATCAATTATCAATACATGCCACATATACAGCTTATTCACTAAGTGATCCTAACACCCATCCACCATTGCACGTTGCCACATATACATTTGCATCAGCTTTGTATCAATACCACCCCCCATCATAGTTGCTTATCCTCAAGAAAGAAATCTGGAAATTGCAGGTGAAGGTCATTAGAAAATAACTGAACAGCAGCAGCATCATGCTGACATTCCGCCTTACAACAACCCAAAATTGCTTGAAGAAAAGCACAAACAAGACCATAGTTGCCTTAGCCTGGCCCCATAAATGCTTGACTTGCAAGCTGCAGCTGTTACATTTATTCTTCTTTTGTTTCCACCAACTTTACCAAAGCACAAACTTCTCAATTGACAAAGAATTGAATTCAGTGGCAGTCTTACAAACACCTGCTGAGCATCCTTTCTCCACCCATTTAACTTCATTTTAATtctctgttttctccattttttgtATTCATTTTGTTTTAAGAGTATAACAGCATCCTTGGCAATTTCCCTAGCCCTCCACTCATCAGCTTCATAATGATCTTGATCAAATTGTTCATTCTCCATTGCCCACATTTCGGCAACAcgttttctttctcttcctccaAAGTTTGTTTCGCTCAGACTCTAGCATTTCATCAGACAATCTAATTGCAGCTAATTTTTCCTTCCAAGGGCCATCAATTTTATTCTTTGCTTTATTGTCTAACACAATGCCGTGACAACTGCATGTAAGGTTGCTCTTAAAGATCAATCGAGCTTGCATTAGTTCCTCCATGTCATTGCACAATTCCAGCAACCCTTGTTTCACCAGACTATGAAATACTCTTATATTTGGAAGAAAAGTCTGAAATGATCAATTATCAATATCAGATATACTTCTTGCAAAGCAGAGACAGTtatagtcaatcatagcatgcatATTAAAGAAGGTTCAATCCCTTGTATAGAGAGAACAATCAGCTCTGCTCTGTCTCTCTTACTGTTTAACAGCTCTATAACTGCCCTAACAGCTCTATGACTGCTCTAACAGCTTAACAATTACACCGATAAACATTAGACTAGTATCaatatatttgaaataaatataGATAGAATTATCACTGACGTTTTAAGCGAAAAAATCATAACATATGAT encodes:
- the LOC110649911 gene encoding receptor-like protein 15 isoform X6, whose product is MRVIKQLLVALVIASLLEGWWSCDGCLDDERNALLQLKASFNNPLEISLSSWGIYTDDCCKWENNHCNSTTGRVSQLTIWSNGWYLTDWYFNASLFLPFQELTSLSLLHSFIDCVENEGFERLESLNKLEFLDLDRSWFNNMSILSSIGHLSSLKSLSLAYIGLESVTDIQGLSRLENLEFLDLSYNNFNDSIIPSLSVFPSLKSLNLAYNRLESVTNFQGLSKLEKLEFLDLSHNNFNSSITPFFSDLSSLRSLYLWDNILTGTIDIKRVSKLGNLEFLDISFDNVGNGFLSSFVDLPYLKKLFLYQRGLKGLIDIQKLSNGTSLKFLNLAGNEIESLKSFQELDALGNLEVLSLGGNQITKVVA
- the LOC110649911 gene encoding receptor-like protein 9a isoform X2, which translates into the protein MRVIKQLLVALVIASLLEGWWSCDGCLDDERNALLQLKASFNNPLEISLSSWGIYTDDCCKWENNHCNSTTGRVSQLTIWSNGWYLTDWYFNASLFLPFQELTSLSLLHSFIDCVENEGFERLESLNKLEFLDLDRSWFNNMSILSSIGHLSSLKSLSLAYIGLESVTDIQGLSRLENLEFLDLSYNNFNDSIIPSLSVFPSLKSLNLAYNRLESVTNFQGLSKLEKLEFLDLSHNNFNSSITPFFSDLSSLRSLYLWDNILTGTIDIKRVSKLGNLEFLDISFDNVGNGFLSSFVDLPYLKKLFLYQRGLKGLIDIQKLSNGTSLKFLNLAGNEIESLKSFQGGGKELQKLSNLEYLDLSYNRLDNNSLSSLRRLSSLKFLNMEYNLLEGLINMEDMRLVRNLSALFLDNFSLITLRPMEEAAFSWNYWEHIHFSRPFL
- the LOC110649911 gene encoding cuscuta receptor 1 isoform X7; translated protein: MRVIKQLLVALVIASLLEGWWSCDGCLDDERNALLQLKASFNNPLEISLSSWGIYTDDCCKWENNHCNSTTGRVSQLTIWSNGWYLTDWYFNASLFLPFQELTSLSLLHSFIDCVENEGFERLESLNKLEFLDLDRSWFNNMSILSSIGHLSSLKSLSLAYIGLESVTDIQGLSRLENLEFLDLSYNNFNDSIIPSLSVFPSLKSLNLAYNRLESVTNFQGLSKLEKLEFLDLSHNNFNSSITPFFSDLSSLRSLYLWDNILTGTIDIKRVSKLGNLEFLDISFDNVGNGFLSSFVDLPYLKKLFLYQRGLKGLIDIQKLDALGNLEVLSLGGNQITKVVA
- the LOC110649911 gene encoding putative receptor-like protein 8 isoform X4, translating into MRVIKQLLVALVIASLLEGWWSCDGCLDDERNALLQLKASFNNPLEISLSSWGIYTDDCCKWENNHCNSTTGRVSQLTIWSNGFERLESLNKLEFLDLDRSWFNNMSILSSIGHLSSLKSLSLAYIGLESVTDIQGLSRLENLEFLDLSYNNFNDSIIPSLSVFPSLKSLNLAYNRLESVTNFQGLSKLEKLEFLDLSHNNFNSSITPFFSDLSSLRSLYLWDNILTGTIDIKRVSKLGNLEFLDISFDNVGNGFLSSFVDLPYLKKLFLYQRGLKGLIDIQKLSNGTSLKFLNLAGNEIESLKSFQGGGKELQKLSNLEYLDLSYNRLDNNSLSSLRRLSSLKFLNMEYNLLEGLINMEDMRLVRNLSALFLDNFSLITLRPMEEAAFSWNYWEHIHFSRPFL
- the LOC110649911 gene encoding putative receptor-like protein 8 isoform X3; amino-acid sequence: MRVIKQLLVALVIASLLEGWWSCDGCLDDERNALLQLKASFNNPLEISLSSWGIYTDDCCKWENNHCNSTTGRVSQLTIWSNGWYLTDWYFNASLFLPFQELTSLSLLHSFIDCVENEGFERLESLNKLEFLDLDRSWFNNMSILSSIGHLSSLKSLSLAYIGLESVTDIQGLSRLENLEFLDLSYNNFNDSIIPSLSVFPSLKSLNLAYNRLESVTNFQGLSKLEKLEFLDLSHNNFNSSITPFFSDLSSLRSLYLWDNILTGTIDIKRVSKLGNLEFLDISFDNVGNGFLSSFVDLPYLKKLFLYQRGLKGLIDIQKLSNGTSLKFLNLAGNEIESLKSFQGGGKELQKLSNLEYLDLSYNRLDNNSLSSLRRLSSLKFLNMEYNLLEGLINMEELDALGNLEVLSLGGNQITKVVA
- the LOC110649911 gene encoding putative receptor-like protein 8 isoform X5 — encoded protein: MRVIKQLLVALVIASLLEGWWSCDGCLDDERNALLQLKASFNNPLEISLSSWGIYTDDCCKWENNHCNSTTGRVSQLTIWSNGWYLTDWYFNASLFLPFQELTSLSLLHSFIDCVENEGFERLESLNKLEFLDLDRSWFNNMSILSSIGHLSSLKSLSLAYIGLESVTDIQGLSKLEKLEFLDLSHNNFNSSITPFFSDLSSLRSLYLWDNILTGTIDIKRVSKLGNLEFLDISFDNVGNGFLSSFVDLPYLKKLFLYQRGLKGLIDIQKLSNGTSLKFLNLAGNEIESLKSFQGGGKELQKLSNLEYLDLSYNRLDNNSLSSLRRLSSLKFLNMEYNLLEGLINMEDMRLVRNLSALFLDNFSLITLRPMEEAAFSWNYWEHIHFSRPFL